CACGAATTACTTGGTTAATTTGTTAAAGAGCGTTTGAGCCGTGGCTCAATCAAGGAGACGAATTATACATCTTTTCGCCATCCCGTCAACCGTTTTTTTCGAGTTGCTTCAGAAGCTTCGCTTCTAAAACCACCGATACTGACCGGCTGACGCTTGCTTGTTTCGAGGTGTGCATTCTACATCGAATCTAAACCCTGTCAACTGTTATCTCGAAGAAAGATTAAAACGTTTTCTTCAGTACTTTCAAACAGTTAACCCTTTCAAAACACCTCGCTATTCCGATATGTCCCTCAAGCGAGAGGCGCATTCTACAGAGCTGAGCGAAGGTGTCAACGGGGGTCTTGGAACTTTTTACCTATAGATGAACATTAATCGCTGCAACCGCTGCTACAGCCTTGCTTTTAGCTTGTTCGATTGTAACGCCCTTAGCCAGTGCAACCCCCATCCGGCGGCGACCCGAAAGCTCCGGCTTACCAAACAGCCTTAGCTGCACATCCTGCTCGGAAAGCGCCACTTCCAGTCCGGAAAAGGCTACTTCCGAGGAATCACCTTCAGGCAGGATAACAGCAGAAGCCGACGGCCCCAGCTGCCGGATTGCCGGAATCGGTAAACCCAAAATTGCACGCGCGTGCAAAGCAAACTCCGACAGATCCTGAGACACGAGCGTTACAAGTCCGGTGTCATGCGGCCTTGGGGACACTTCCGAGAAGTAGACATCATCACCATGGATGAACAGCTCTACTCCATATACCCCATAACCACCGAGGTTTTCTGTGATTTTCAAAGCAACTTCGCGAGACCTCTCCAGCGCTTTGGCGCTCATGGGTTGCGGCTGCCAGGATTCGCGATAGTCACCGCCTTCCTGACGATGACCGATAGGTTCGCAAAAACTGACTCCGCCAGAGTGCCTTACGGTCAGTAAGGTTATTTCATAATCAAATGTCACAAAACCTTCAACGATGACCCGGCCTTTGCCCGCACGACCACCCGTCTGAGCATACTCCCAGGCTGCATCAATCTGACCCTCATCGGTAACCGTGCTCTGTCCTTTACCGGAAGAGCTCATCACCGGTTTAACAACAACAGGTAATCCAATGGTAGTGACCGCATCAACGAACAGTTCTTTTGTATCAACAAACCGGTAAGGTGAGGCGCTAAGCCCCAGCTCCTCTGCGGCAAGGCGCCGTATCCCTTCTCTGTTCATTGTAAGGTCAACTGCCCTGGCTGAAGGAATAACCCTGTAACCCTCTTGCTCAAGCTTGACCAGTTCGGCAGTCGCGATTGCTTCTATTTCCGGGACAATGAGATCCGGTTCTTCCAGTTCAATAATGTTACGCAGTGCCTTTGCATCCAGCATATCAATCACGTGACTGCGGTGGGCAACCTGCATGGCAGGCGCATTGGCATATCGATCTGCGGCGATTACTTCAACCCCAAATCTCTGCAGCTCAATGGCAACCTCTTTGCCGAGCTCCCCCGAACCACACAACAGCACTTTATAGGCATTCGCTTTAAGCGGTGTACCCAGCGTTACCTTGCCAACATTATTCAAACTATATCCTCCGGCGGACGTCTGATCCTCATCAGAGATCTTCGCGTCTGGTTAAAGTGCAATCTCCTGCTCCCGCTCAGCAACTTTTACAAGCACTGCTTTACGTTCACAGTTGTTCATTGAGCTCCAATGCAAAATTTCATCACTGGTGCGCTGGCATCCTATGCAGACATCACGCTCATCGAGAGCACATATACTCACGCAGGGCGAGCGGACTTTATCCTCTATAGCCATAACGAATCTTTCTCAGTCTTTTACGGGCTTCAGGCTTTTCACATAGCGGCTTGCGTTGTGCACGTAATGTGCTGCACTCAGTTCAAGCATCTTCTGCTGCTGCTCCGTCAGCTCCCGCTTAACTTTACCCGGCGCCCCCATTACCAGTGAACCATCAGGAACAATCATTCCTTCGGGAATAAGGGTGTTCGCTCCGATCAGGCAGTGCTTTC
The Marinobacter antarcticus DNA segment above includes these coding regions:
- a CDS encoding DUF1289 domain-containing protein, with protein sequence MAIEDKVRSPCVSICALDERDVCIGCQRTSDEILHWSSMNNCERKAVLVKVAEREQEIAL
- the purT gene encoding formate-dependent phosphoribosylglycinamide formyltransferase, giving the protein MNNVGKVTLGTPLKANAYKVLLCGSGELGKEVAIELQRFGVEVIAADRYANAPAMQVAHRSHVIDMLDAKALRNIIELEEPDLIVPEIEAIATAELVKLEQEGYRVIPSARAVDLTMNREGIRRLAAEELGLSASPYRFVDTKELFVDAVTTIGLPVVVKPVMSSSGKGQSTVTDEGQIDAAWEYAQTGGRAGKGRVIVEGFVTFDYEITLLTVRHSGGVSFCEPIGHRQEGGDYRESWQPQPMSAKALERSREVALKITENLGGYGVYGVELFIHGDDVYFSEVSPRPHDTGLVTLVSQDLSEFALHARAILGLPIPAIRQLGPSASAVILPEGDSSEVAFSGLEVALSEQDVQLRLFGKPELSGRRRMGVALAKGVTIEQAKSKAVAAVAAINVHL